In one window of Hevea brasiliensis isolate MT/VB/25A 57/8 chromosome 10, ASM3005281v1, whole genome shotgun sequence DNA:
- the LOC110646854 gene encoding heat shock factor protein HSF24, whose product MAQRSVPAPFLTKTYQLVDDPSTDDVISWNETGTTFVVWKTADFAKDLLPNYFKHNNFSSFVRQLNTYGFRKIVPDKWEFANENFRRGHKELLSDIRRRKTVTPTPTQTPAACKSGAGGGLATSPSNSGEDLGSTSTSSSDSKNPGSVETAATMTTQVADLSGENEKLKKDNEKLSSELAQAKKQCEELIAFLTEYVKVGPDQISHIMRQGSCCGSTLNGLVSGMAVGADDHDDDDEKDCKNDDGENGGGGSGKSFKLFGVLLKGNTKKRGRAENLGFTGPGPHAKEIKICN is encoded by the exons ATGGCGCAGCGGTCGGTTCCGGCGCCGTTTTTGACGAAAACTTATCAGCTGGTGGATGATCCGAGCACTGATGATGTGATTTCCTGGAATGAAACTGGCACCACTTTTGTGGTTTGGAAAACTGCAGATTTTGCCAAGGATTTGCTTCCTAATTACTTCAAGCACAACAACTTCTCTAGCTTTGTTCGTCAACTCAATACCTAT GGCTTTCGAAAGATCGTGCCAGACAAATGGGAATTCGCCAACGAGAATTTTCGACGAGGACACAAAGAGCTCCTCTCCGATATCCGTCGCCGGAAAACAGTAACTCCTACGCCAACTCAGACTCCAGCTGCCTGTAAGTCTGGAGCAGGTGGAGGATTAGCCACCTCCCCCTCTAATTCTGGTGAAGATCTGGGATCCACGTCCACGTCCTCTTCGGATTCGAAGAATCCGGGATCAGTGGAGACGGCAGCGACGATGACAACGCAAGTCGCCGACTTATCGGGTGAGAATGAGAAGTTGAAAAAGGACAACGAGAAGCTGAGCTCGGAGTTGGCGCAAGCTAAGAAGCAGTGCGAGGAGTTGATTGCTTTCTTGACTGAGTATGTGAAGGTGGGGCCTGATCAGATCAGTCACATCATGCGTCAAGGAAGTTGCTGTGGGTCCACCCTTAATGGATTGGTCAGCGGGATGGCCGTGGGGGCTGATGATCACGATGATGACGACGAAAAAGATTGTAAAAACGACGACGGAGAAAATGGTGGTGGTGGAAGTGGCAAGAGTTTCAAACTGTTTGGTGTTTTGCTGAAAGGGAACACGAAGAAGCGGGGTCGTGCTGAGAATCTTGGGTTTACTGGGCCTGGGCCCCATGCAAAGGAAATTAAGATCTGCAACTGA
- the LOC110646842 gene encoding uncharacterized protein LOC110646842, translating to MSLPQCHAPPLPLAQQPLPPPAVQQQQLLGPSPSLYKQHSWSPDIYRDEAWLRRKGNCKNRRSKSVTDEDLDELKGCIELGFGFDSPEVDQRLSDTLPALGLYYAVNKHYYDTISKSVTATTTSSLSTASDCDSPSPLGSPHAIFGPGDNPQTMKTRLRQWAQVVACSVRQCSSSS from the exons ATGTCCCTCCCTCAGTGTCACGCGCCACCACTCCCGCTAGCACAGCAGCCGCTTCCACCTCCAGCTGTACAACAGCAGCAGCTGCTGGGCCCATCACCATCGCTTTATAAGCAGCATTCTTGGTCACCGGATATTTACCGGGATGAGGCTTGGCTTAGGCGGAAAGGAAACTGCAAGAATCGGAGAAGCAAGAGCGTTACAGATGAAGATCTTGATGAGCTTAAGGGCTGCATCGAGTTAGGTTTCGGGTTTGACTCACCCGAGGTGGATCAACGGTTATCTGATACTTTGCCCGCTCTGGGACTTTATTATGCTGTCAACAAGCACTATTATGACACCATTTCCAAGTCAGTCACGGCAACGACCACGTCGTCTTTGTCCACGGCGTCTGACTGTGATTCGCCTTCTCCACTGGGCAGCCCCCATGCCATCTTCGGTCCAG GTGACAATCCACAGACGATGAAGACGAGGCTAAGGCAGTGGGCGCAGGTGGTTGCTTGTTCGGTGAGGCAATGTTCGAGTTCAAGCTAG